A portion of the Cryptomeria japonica chromosome 5, Sugi_1.0, whole genome shotgun sequence genome contains these proteins:
- the LOC131876080 gene encoding antimicrobial peptide 1-like, with protein sequence MEKMNVLKYIGVVLLCLLLLKPCVGISSFTVWSGPGCDTQGLRFNNCGCFSIPNHGGYEFVYDGQPVYLYNADACQGGVQTILGVATTDCTGFGWSSVSIEC encoded by the coding sequence ATGGAGAAAATGAATGTTTTGAAATATATAGGGGTAGTGCTTTTATGCCTCTTGCTTTTAAAGCCTTGTGTGGGTATTAGTTCTTTTACTGTGTGGTCAGGGCCAGGGTGTGATACCCAGGGTCTTCGTTTCAACAACTGTGGGTGTTTTAGCATAcccaaccatgggggatatgagtttgTTTACGATGGGCAGCCTGTGTATCTTTATAATGCTGATGCTTGCCAGGGTGGAGTACAGACCATACTTGGTGTCGCTACAACCGACTGCACTGGTTTTGGGTGGAGTAGCGTCTCCATTGAGTGCTGA
- the LOC131067339 gene encoding antimicrobial peptide 1-like, translating into MKKTNALKYIGVLLVWLLFLKPSVGSHFTVWSGPGCNTQAFRYSDCGCSNFSFQAGYEFVYEGQSAFVYSAPSCQGTADAQFDNSASGCTGIPWSSVFIQCS; encoded by the coding sequence ATGAAGAAAACTAATGCTTTGAAATACATAGGAGTATTGCTTGTATGGCTATTGTTTCTCAAGCCTTCTGTGGGTAGTCATTTTACCGTGTGGTCAGGGCCTGGGTGTAATACCCAGGCATTCCGTTACAGTGATTGTGGGTGTTCCAACTTTTCATTCCAGGCAGGATATGAGTTTGTATACGAAGGACAAAGTGCCTTTGTTTATAGTGCTCCGAGTTGTCAGGGCACAGCAGATGCTCAGTTTGATAACAGTGCAAGCGGCTGCACTGGTATTCCCTGGAGTAGCGTCTTCATCCAGTGCTCATAA